The Mesotoga infera genome includes the window CTCGGAAGGCTGAGGTTCTGTCTTGAAGAGAAGTGGAGATGGAATGGCGATCCTCGCTTATATTCTCGTCAGTTTCTTTTGGGGATCGACCTATCTGGCAATAAAAATCGGTGTTGAGGGAATGCCGCCGATGTTTTTTGCCGGCGTCAGGTTCCTCATAGCTGGCTTAATTATGATTGCTTTCTCGTATATCAGAGGCTACGCCTTTCCCGCAAGCAAGCGCGAGTCTGCTAAATTGTCGCTTATCGGTCTATTCATGTTGCTCGGTGGAAATGGCCTCGTTGTGTTTGCAGAGCAGTGGGTAGATTCAGGTGTTGCTTCTCTCATAATGGCTACCATCCCGATCTTTGCCGGGGTATTGGAGCACTTTTTCATTAGAACTACTCGGTTGACTTTGAAGGCGCTTTCGGGACTTCTACTGGGTTTTTTCGGTGTCTACTTTCTTCTGGTTCCTGCCGAACATGGTATTTCTATCGACATCCCAGGAATACTTATGCTTCTCTCTGCCAGCTTCCTCTGGTCTACTGGAACGGTACTCTCAAGAACCTTCAAGGGGAAAAGTTCGATAGTGTCAAATATCGGGATTCAGATGTTTGCGGGTGGTGTGGGGCTGATGTTTGTTTCGGCCGTTAGCGGTGAGTTTTCCAGAGTAAGGTTCTCGATGAACTCTTTTCTGGCAATCGCTTATCTCGTTGTTTTCGGGTCCCTGATTGCCTACAGCAGCTACATATATCTTCTTCAAAAGTGGCCCGCAACAAAAGCCGGTACTTATGCATATATAAATCCTCTTGTCGCCGTCTCTCTGGGAGCCATCTTTCTCGGCGAGAAGATCAATTTTCTCATGATCCTTTCTATGGCTGCTGTTCTTCTCGGAGTTCTTATAGTTCAGAAATCCAAGATCAAAGTATCGGAATAACAAGCATCCAAGAAAAAGGCATGCCGCAATGGACATGCCTCATAGTAGTATCAGGATCTCAGAGTGGATAGTGGCACCTTACAAAATGACCGGGTTTTATCTCCCTCAACTCTGGTTCTTCCCTCTCGCATCTCTCATCGGCAAATGGGCACCTATTGTGGAATCTGCAGCCCGATGGTGGATTGATCGAACTGGGTATCTCCCCTTTCATCAAACGCTTCTCCCTTACGAACTTCGGATCCGGGACAGGGTTGGAAGCCATCAACAGATCAGTGTATGGGTGAGAGGGATGCTCGAATATCGTGCTCTTGTCGCCCATCTCAACTACTTCTCCGACATACATAACGGCCACTCTGTCGGCAATATAATCCACTAGAGACAGATTGTGTGTTATGAACATATACGTCAGATTTTCTTGAACCTTTATCTCTTTCATCATTTTGAGAACCATTGCCTGAACTGAGACATCCAGCGCCGAGGTTGGCTCGTCAAGGACGATGAACTTCGGTTTGAGAACCATGGCTCTGGCAAATGCGATTCTCTGACGTTGCCCACCAGAGAATTCATGTGCGTATCTGTACATGTGATCGTCTATCAACCCTACTTCTTTCAGAACGGCCGCTATCCTGTCTCTTATTTCGACGTCGGTGATCTTGAAATGAATCTTCATTCCTTCCCCAATTATGTTCTTAATCAGTTTTCTGGGATGAAGCGAATTGTACGGGTCCTGGAAAACGATCTGCATATTTCTTCTAACTTCGAGCAGGTCCCTGCCTTTGAGTCCAAGTATGTCCCTTCCTTCGAATTCTATCTCACCTGAGGTCGGCTCGATAAGCCTCAAAACAGTTCTGGCAAGAGTCGTCTTTCCCGAGCCAGACTCTCCGACCACGGCAAAGGTTGAGCCCGTTGGAATGTCCATATTCACGTCGTCTACTGCTCTAACAAAGAGCTTCTTCGAGAAGATCGACTTCTTAACCGGGAAGTAAGTCTTCAGGTTCTTGATCTTGATCAAGGTCTCAGCCATCTTCTCTCACCTCGCTCTTTCCTTTGAAGAGATAGCAGGCAACATAATGATCGGGTTCGATCTCCACAAATGGTGGCCTTTCCACTTTGCAGATATCCATCGCGTGCGGACATCTCGGATGGAATCGGCAGCCAGATGGAGGGTTAACCAGATCGGGAACAGTTCCCTTTATTGCCATGAGTTCATCTGTTCTTCCTACTCTAGGCACCGCCTGAAGCAAACCGCCCGTGTAAGGATGTAACGGCTTTTCGAACAGTTTGGCTGTTGACGCATATTCGACCGAGTTTCCGGCGTACATTACAAGGACCTTGTCACAGAACTCGGCAACGACACCCATATCGTGCGTAATCAACATGACGGCGTTGCCCATCTTTCTGGCCAGTTCGTCGAGCAACTCAAGAATCTGAGCTTGAATGGTAACGTCAAGAGCGGATGTTGGTTCGTCTGCGATTAGCAGCTTAGGATGACTTGCAAGGCCCATTCCTATCATCACTCTTTGTGACATTCCGCCACTAAGCTCATGAGGATAACTGTTCATAACTCTTTCGGGATCGAGCCCGACAAGGCGGAGTATCTCTTTGACCTCCGGGTAGGTCTGTTTGATCTTGATCTTCTTGGATTTCGCAATAGACTCTCCTATCTGATAGCCTACCTTCATTACTGGGTTCAGTGATGAACGCGGCTCCTGGAAGATCATCGACATCTCAACGCCCCTCACTCTGTTCATCTTCTCTTCAGAGAGTTCAACAAGATTCGTGCCGTTGAAAATAACTTTTCCTTCCTGAATCTCTCCTGGCTGTTCTATCAATCGCATTACCGCGAGCGACGTTACCGACTTTCCGCAGCCGGTTTCTCCCACTACTCCAAGCCTATCTCCGGAATCCATCCAGAGTTCAACGCCGTTCAGTGCCTTCACTACTCCCCTGTATGTGTGAAAAGAGACCTTCAGGTTAGATATGTCAAGTAGTTTTCCTCTTAGTTCCATACGATTACCTCCTCAACCTTGGATCGAGCATGTCTCTTATTCCGTCACCGAGGAGATTGAATCCAAGAACGACGAAAGCAATGAATATTCCCGGGAAGGTAGATATCCACCACTGATCGATCAGGTAATTCCTTCCATCGGAAACCATGGCTCCCCACTCCGGTGTTGGAGGTTGAACGCCCAATCCGAGGAAACCGAGACTTGCTGCGGTGAGGATTATGGTTCCCATCCTGAGAGTCAACTGAACCAGAACGGGAGAGATACACATCGGAAGCACGTGAAGGAACATTATCCTGAGATTGCCTCCGCCGGCCGCGCGAATTGCTTCAATATATGGTTGCGATTTGACTTTTATAGCTTCCGCTCTTGAAAGCCTCGCGTATGTAGTCCACGTGACAATAGATATGGCAATTATCGTGTTTGTTAGATTTGGCCCCAGCATAGCCGCAAAGGCCATAGCGAGCACGAGACTTGGAAAGGCCAGGAACATGTCGGTTATTCTCATGAGCACCTCGTCAACAATCCCGCCAAAATAGCCCGCCGTAACACCCACAATGATACCTATTGAGCCACTGATTACCGAAACCAGGAATATAATCCACAGAGCGATTCTCGATCCTATAACTACCCTGCTGAAGATATCCCTTCCGAACTGATCAGTTCCAAAGAGATGCTGCCAACTGGGTGCCTGCAGCTTGTCCTGCAGATTCTGCTGTACGGGATCGTATGGAGCAATAAGTGGCGCAAAAGCTGCCATGAGAAGAAAGATCAGAATCAATGCCGATCCGACCATTGTAAGGCGGCTCTTTCTCCAGAGAAAGACTGTGTGCTTCAAATCATCCATGAATGGTTTAGATACTTTCACTGTCTTAGCCATCTAGATCACATCCTCATCCTTGGATCGAGAAGAGCGTAAAGAATATCTACAATTAGGTTTGCGATTGAGTAGATAAGGGCAATATATAGAGTTCCACCCATTACTGCCGGATAGTCAAGGAAGAGCATTCCGGTGGTTATGTATCTGCCCAGACCGGGCCAGGAGAAGACCGTTTCAGTCAGAACAGCTCCCTCGAGCAGGCTTCCAAAGACTAACCCGATTATCGTGACGGTTGGTATCAGAGAGTTACGAAGAGCATGGCGATATATGACTATGTTCTTTCTTAATCCCTTTGATTTTGCCGTCCTTATGAAATCCTGCCTCAGTACGTCCAGCATACTGGCCCTTGTGATCCTCGCTATGGATGCAGTTGCGTTATAACCGAGAACAAATGCAGGAAGAAGAATGTGCAACAGGGCCTCTTTGAAAGTGTCCCATTGACCCGCTATAACCGAGTCTATTAAATACATTCCAGTTACTCTGGGTGGTGGATAGGTGAAGAAACCCAGTCTCCCGCTTCCCGGAAGCCAGCCAAGCTTGAAATAGAAGACAAGCAGAAGAAGAAGTCCGATCCAGAAAACAGGCATAGAGACCCCCAGGATAGAGAAGACTCTCGAAAACTGGTCTATGGCTTTATTACGGTGAACGGCAGATAATATACCCAGCGTAATCCCAAGTATGATAGATATTACAATCGCAACGAGAGCAAGCTCCATTGTGGCGGGGAAATAGTTCTGAATATCTTCCATA containing:
- a CDS encoding EamA family transporter → MKRSGDGMAILAYILVSFFWGSTYLAIKIGVEGMPPMFFAGVRFLIAGLIMIAFSYIRGYAFPASKRESAKLSLIGLFMLLGGNGLVVFAEQWVDSGVASLIMATIPIFAGVLEHFFIRTTRLTLKALSGLLLGFFGVYFLLVPAEHGISIDIPGILMLLSASFLWSTGTVLSRTFKGKSSIVSNIGIQMFAGGVGLMFVSAVSGEFSRVRFSMNSFLAIAYLVVFGSLIAYSSYIYLLQKWPATKAGTYAYINPLVAVSLGAIFLGEKINFLMILSMAAVLLGVLIVQKSKIKVSE
- a CDS encoding ABC transporter permease, which gives rise to MAKTVKVSKPFMDDLKHTVFLWRKSRLTMVGSALILIFLLMAAFAPLIAPYDPVQQNLQDKLQAPSWQHLFGTDQFGRDIFSRVVIGSRIALWIIFLVSVISGSIGIIVGVTAGYFGGIVDEVLMRITDMFLAFPSLVLAMAFAAMLGPNLTNTIIAISIVTWTTYARLSRAEAIKVKSQPYIEAIRAAGGGNLRIMFLHVLPMCISPVLVQLTLRMGTIILTAASLGFLGLGVQPPTPEWGAMVSDGRNYLIDQWWISTFPGIFIAFVVLGFNLLGDGIRDMLDPRLRR
- a CDS encoding ATP-binding cassette domain-containing protein, yielding MAETLIKIKNLKTYFPVKKSIFSKKLFVRAVDDVNMDIPTGSTFAVVGESGSGKTTLARTVLRLIEPTSGEIEFEGRDILGLKGRDLLEVRRNMQIVFQDPYNSLHPRKLIKNIIGEGMKIHFKITDVEIRDRIAAVLKEVGLIDDHMYRYAHEFSGGQRQRIAFARAMVLKPKFIVLDEPTSALDVSVQAMVLKMMKEIKVQENLTYMFITHNLSLVDYIADRVAVMYVGEVVEMGDKSTIFEHPSHPYTDLLMASNPVPDPKFVREKRLMKGEIPSSINPPSGCRFHNRCPFADERCEREEPELREIKPGHFVRCHYPL
- a CDS encoding ABC transporter ATP-binding protein, whose product is MELRGKLLDISNLKVSFHTYRGVVKALNGVELWMDSGDRLGVVGETGCGKSVTSLAVMRLIEQPGEIQEGKVIFNGTNLVELSEEKMNRVRGVEMSMIFQEPRSSLNPVMKVGYQIGESIAKSKKIKIKQTYPEVKEILRLVGLDPERVMNSYPHELSGGMSQRVMIGMGLASHPKLLIADEPTSALDVTIQAQILELLDELARKMGNAVMLITHDMGVVAEFCDKVLVMYAGNSVEYASTAKLFEKPLHPYTGGLLQAVPRVGRTDELMAIKGTVPDLVNPPSGCRFHPRCPHAMDICKVERPPFVEIEPDHYVACYLFKGKSEVREDG
- a CDS encoding ABC transporter permease; its protein translation is MNFGQFLLRRLFLMIIVLFGVACIVFFIANVIPADPVGAILGGNAPPEAVDRLKAKLGYDQPLIIRFGKFITGAVQGDFGVSLKTSNPVMEDIQNYFPATMELALVAIVISIILGITLGILSAVHRNKAIDQFSRVFSILGVSMPVFWIGLLLLLVFYFKLGWLPGSGRLGFFTYPPPRVTGMYLIDSVIAGQWDTFKEALLHILLPAFVLGYNATASIARITRASMLDVLRQDFIRTAKSKGLRKNIVIYRHALRNSLIPTVTIIGLVFGSLLEGAVLTETVFSWPGLGRYITTGMLFLDYPAVMGGTLYIALIYSIANLIVDILYALLDPRMRM